The Oncorhynchus gorbuscha isolate QuinsamMale2020 ecotype Even-year linkage group LG08, OgorEven_v1.0, whole genome shotgun sequence DNA window CTTCCTCACCCATATCGATTGATCAATCTTTCCTTCATGGTTCCTCCTCTCGCAGCAATCGTGGCACTAGCGAGTTCATCTGCAACCAGTGTGGGGCCAAGTACACCAGCCTGGACCTGTTCCAGACCCACCTGAAGACTCACCTGGATGGGATGCAGCCCCAACTCAACTGCCCCCAGTGCAACAAGGACTTCCCCAACCAGGAGTCCCTGCTGAAACATGTGACGGTCCACTTTACCATCACCTCCACTTACTACATATGTGAGAGCTGCGACAAGCAGTTCACCTCGGTAGACGACCTGCAAAAACACCTGCTGGACATGCACACATTTGTGTTCTTCCGCTGCACCCTCTGCCAGGAAGTGTTTGACTCCAAGGTGTCCACCCAGCTCCACCTGGCTGTCAAGCACAGCAATGAGAAGAAGGTGTACCGCTGCACCTCCTGCAACTGGGACTTCAGGCACGAGGCCGACCTGCAGCTGCATGTCAAGCACAGCCACCTGGAGAATCAGGGCCGGGCCCACCGCTGCATCTTCTGTGGGGAGTCCTTCGGCACGGAGGTGGAGCTGCAGTGCCACATCACCACACACAGCAAGAAGTACAACTGCCGCTTCTGCAGCAAGGCCTTCCACGCCATCGTACTTCTGGAAAAGCACCTGAGGGAAAAGCACTGTGTGTTCGAGGGCAAGGCCCAGAACTGTGGTGCGAATGGATCCACCACCGGAGGAGCGGACCACCACCCGGCGGCCAAGGACGAGGCAGAGCTACAGGGTCTCCTGTCCAACAGCCATGGTGCAGGAGCGGCAGGATCAGGAGGCGTGTTGGAGTCCCCAAACAACCACGATGGGAGTGAGGAGGAAGTGGACACCGCAGACCCCTTGTTTGGGTGTGACATCTGCGGGGCATCATACACCATGGACTCACTCCTCACCAACCACCAGCTCCGAGACCACAATATCCGCCCGGGCGAAAGCGCCATGGCGAAGAGGAAGTCGGACATGATCAAGGGCACCCACAAGTGTAACGTCTGCCAGCGCACCTTCTTTTCAGAGGcaggtctgagggaacacatgCAGACCCACCTGGGCCCCGTCAAGCACTACATGTGTCCCATCTGCGGAGAGCGTTTCCCCTCGCTGCTCACATTGACTGAGCACAAGGTCACCCACAGCAAGAGCCTAGACACGGGCAGTTGCCGCATCTGCAAGATGCCCCTGCAGAGCGAGGAGGACTTCATGGAGCACTGCCAGATGCACCCCGACCTGCGGAACTCCCTGACGGGCTTCCGCTGTGTGGTATGCATGCAGACCGTCACCTCCACCCTGGAGCTCAAGATTCACGGCACCTTCCACATGCAGAAGACAGGGACCATGTCCACCAACCACCCCATTGGCCGCACCACCAATCTCGCCTCCCACCACCACAACCAGCAtcaccaccaacaacaccaccaggCCAACCAGAAACTCTTCAAGTGTGCCTCGTGCCTGAAGGAGTTCCGCTCCAAATCTGACCTGGTGAAGCTGGACATCAACGGGCTGCCTTACGGGCTGTGTGCCGCATGTGTCAGCGCTGCCGGCTCAAAGAGCTCCAGCCCCACGGTGATGAATGgaggcaggcagcagcagcagggagggggaggagccaCGACCCCAGCCATGCCTGTAACAGCATGGACCGCTCAGACGGAGAGACTCAGCCCCAGAGAGGGGAAAGGCAAGCCGCCCCATTCATCGTCATCGCCCTCCTCCTCTATTTCCTCGACCGCCACCAAGACACGGTGCACCAGCTGCAACGTGAAGTTTGAGTCGGAGGCTGAGCTGCAGAACCACGTCCAGACGGTgcacagggagcagggaggggacaGCAACAGCGGGCCGCTCAGGACCCCACAAGTCTCCCCCATGCCCAGGGCCAGCCCCTCACAGACTGAGGAGGTGAGAGAACTTAATACAATGGAGATGAACACAATGAGCACAGTTTCCCGGACagagattaagcctagtcctagaCTATAAAGCTATTTCAATGGAGATTCTTAATTGACCACGCCTTTTCGTCCAGAACTAGGCTTAACATGTGTCTGGGAAACCCATATATTATTTAACTAATGTGTTAGAAAATGGCCAAATTCGAAAAGTATCCACGTTTTTTGGTTGTTAATTAAAAGCAGACATTAGTTACAGGATTTCTAGCCAAAGAAGTGCTCAGTAAGTCCTCCGAGTGCCCAGTAAGAATGTGACATTGATGTACTCTAAATCCATGTGTCCTTGTGTTGTCCTTTTCTCTTGGTTTCTTGCTTAGAAGAAGACCTACCAGTGCATCAAGTGTCAGATGGTCTTCTACAGCGAATGGGACATCCAGGTTCACGTGGCCAATCACATGCTAGGTAAGAGAGGTTACTCAGTTCTTATTTTCTCTCTATGTTTATTGGTCACTTAATTTTTTTAGGAACTGTCTCAAGTAGTCAAACTATTCAACATATTTCCCCAAGATATTACATTTCtattacattttggtcatttagcagacgctcttatccagagcatatTACTACACGTGGCTTTACATCTTTCACATTCTCCCTTCAGTGTAGTACTAAATACACCCTTTGTTGTAATACAAATAAGTACTCTAAGCATAACTATATAATATTCAATCCTCTATGGCAATACCTTGTGAACTGATGATGGTAGCCTCTGTGAAACACAAGCATGAACATGATGTGTGTGCCTGCCCTTGATTTTCAGACATTTTGGTCTGTCAGTGCTGAAATGCCTGATCCCGTATGAAATGTGTAAAACCAACCATGTAGCACAATTTGATGCATGTACGCTAAGTTCATCAAACAAGATTCTAGATACACTTGAGTCAAATGTTATTCAACACATGATTATTCTGAAAGCTGGATTCCAACACAAAGAGCACACTCTTCTGTTCTATAATTCTCAAACGCCTTTACTTTTGGCGTTCATTTGTATGCAGGTAGAATAATTAGCGGAGAGCACACAATTCAAAGCCCAGGCTTCTTTCTTTCTTGCCTGAATTAAGTAGGCGTCTGAATTCCAGTCTCACCTTCctttactcattcatttattCATCTCGTTTGGCGGCTCTTTCATTACACTGCATTATCTGTTGTcttcagtgggagagagactcATTGATCTGGAACCAACCCGCCTCTCTGTTTGGGATGCGCTCCTAGGCGCAGGTGAATTTAAACACGGCGGGCAATTCTATCAGGACCGCTGGGCAATTCTATCAGGAACAAACTGTTTGTGCATAAACAATCACAGGCATGTGATTTGTGATTTTGATtttgtgctgtgtgctgtgtgtgtgtgtgtgtgtgtgtgtgtgtgtgtgtgtgtgtgtgtgtgtgtgtgtgtgtgtgtgtgtgtgtgtgtgtgtgtgtgtgtgtgtgtgtgtgtgtgtgtgtgtgtgtgtgtgtgtgtgtgtgtgtgtgtgtgtgtgtgtgtgtgtgtgtgtgtgtgtgtgtgtgtgtgtgtgtgtgtgtgtgtgtgtgtgtgtgtgcatgtgcgtgtgtttgtgtgtgtgcatgtgtgtgtgtgtgtgtgtgcatgtgtgtgtgtgtgtgtgcatgtgtgtgtgtgtctgtgtgcatgtgtgtgtgtgtctgtgtgcatgtgcgtgtgtttgtgtgtgactgaAAGTGTATAAATGTGTGGTTGGTTTTGTATTCATCTGATCTGCTCTCTCTACACTACTGGGGGGGTGCCTAATGCAACACCATGCTAGCACTAGTCCTTTCTCTATCAGAGGCTGGCATGGTGCACGCTGTTTTGGTACAAAACAACCCCCCTACTGGTTACTTTATGTCGTTCAGCCACACATACTATTCCCCCATAATGTTAGAATCCAAACAGTTTCAGAAAAAGAATGGATAGATGATTGGTTTATTGAAGGATGTCCTACTTTTCTGACTCTATTCGGAATAAAAACAAATGTGCGATGGATCAAAATAAAATATTGATTTATGTAAtgtatgaaaaaaatatatacacttcAAATAGATCAAATTGAAATAGATATGACAATAAATGCTTAGTAATTGCCTTAACTTATGTTATTACACCAACATTGTTCGGAGGTGACCTTGGTTGGTTGTATGTGCTGAGgaatgtctctctctgctctccctatTCGACAATGGGAGGGTTAAACCCGGAGCAGGCTGTTATGACCACAAAGCCAATttggccccccccaaaaaaacgaaAACCCCACCTTCCTCATTTAGAAAAGGCTCTAAatgccttctttctctctccctgaaaAAGGGCCACTTTCTCCCTTTAATGGCCATCTGCACAGGACAGGGGAAACGGGGGTCTGGGGTCATCTCCGCTCAGCTGTCAGCGTTATTAGCCTAGGTAATGGAGCAGTCGCTGGATTCATAGGGGTGCTGTTTTCAACCCATGCCCCGCTCCACTTCTGCCCCCCTTTGCACTGGTTTCGCTTCACACTGATAACTCTATATATAGTGATGTGGCCTGACATACCACTATCGCTAAGTGTATGGAATAACAGGGCCCGAGAATTGTCTCACCGACCGAGACAGGACAATCTCAGCTGTCTATCTTTGTAATACAATAGTCTCCGAACGTAAGCCAAGtgcactctgtctcccccttccttccttcccctctctcccccatcctaaCCAAAAAGCtagctttccctctctcccccatcctgaCCAAAGTGGTCAGAATGAACCATTGTCCCCCCATGCGAATGCAgcattcagtctggtttaaccaggctagacCAGACCTGGCCAAGCCCTGGAAACAGCCCCATGTGTCTTAAGATGGAGGCTGCAGCCTGCTAGGGCCCAGATGGATCAGTACACATTTGCTGTACAGCTGGTCGCTCTGTTTGGGGACCTGGTGTGATGCTCCTATGGAGAAAAAAATGATATCGCCACCAACCAAGGAGCAATTTAATAGCAGCGCAGAAGACAGCTGGCCACTCTTTAGTTTAGAGTTTTTTTTTGTTGGCATGGCGCACTTACAGAACTGAGGGTGTCCGATTCATCTCCAGAGACAAACACATTTATACTGCTTTCAGCTGTTGTGGTCATCAACCCACAAATCCCTCATTTGTATCTTTTTTTGTGTGTAGGATGCTGATTAAGGCATTCCACATCTTCCACACAGACAAAAACAACGGTGTGTGTCAGTCATCATCTGTTTAAGTTGAATGAGACAAAACGCTCTAACTGACATTCATTTTCCACTTATATTGTTTGTTTTGAACTGTTTGCCTTTGAAGGTCTTTCATATGTCAGTTAAGCCTGTTGGGTTTTAACCAGCAGGCCATCACCTCTCCACAGAGATTCACTTTAACCTCCCTGTGAACTCTGACATTTGGAAAatcgtgggggggggggacttttgACCCATTTATCCTACTCTTCCAAATACCACTGTGTGGATTTGAGTGACCACTGACACGTTTGTAAAGCATGGGCACTGAGCATGGCGCTTAAAAGGTGAAAAAGGGCCCCCATTTTCACAGTTTTGATCCTTTCTTTTTACTCTGGTCCAGCCCAAGTGCCAAGGCTCAGAAGGACAATCATAAACCAACAAACCCTGGGCAGCACATTCCAGAAAGTGGTTTTGGGGTCACCTCTACCGGTTTTTGGGCTGGTGACAGGACAACGCTGAGCCTGCAGCCAAGTCAGGGAGGAGCCTTCTCCCTCTCACAGAGCCGGTGGCCTGGTCAGCCTGGgcagaggggggtggagacggagagaggggggaagagggaaagGCACATTTTCTGTACAGCTGGCCGCTCTGTGTGAAGCAGGCACAGTGGGCCGttacagagctggagagaggagggtgaggagcaTGAGGTCTCTAGCCCTCCTACagtttctacctctctctgttatctctccgTCCCTGACTCTCCCTGACTCCGTTTTTCATACTAACCACCAATCTGGCAACCTGTACTGTGTTTGGCTTTTAGTGATGATAGGGTAAGCAGGGAAGTATAGCTGTATTTTAGAGTTAAAAAGCGTGTTTCTTTTTTCGTACCATCCACCAGTCTGGCAACCCGTACTGTGTTTGGCTTTTAGTGATGATGGAGCAAGCAGGGAAGTATAGCAGTATTTGAGGCTAAAATTCTTGTTTTGTTGCATTCTAAAGGGCTGCAAATTACCCCTGACACATATCCTCCTTGTTTTGGGTCCCTCGAGCAGCTTGGGCAATGGTGTGTTGATTATGccatctctgtcactgtctcttctTCACTGGTGgcgacacactcactcactcgctacTCCATTAAAGGACATTTATTTTCATGGTGCGTAAAGAAATGTGATGGTTTTAgtgttgtccccccccccccaaatgtctGCCCTGAAATCCTCTTTTGATTTGCTTGTTATTACCACGAGACAGCATAACAATAAGATATAGCCTACCTGTGCTCTTCAGTGAATGAAAGTCATTCATAAGGCACATACACATTTAGTCTGTTCACAAACATAGTGGAACGAGCTTCTCATTTCACTCCTTGGGGGCTGGATCAGACTCCTAAACCCAATAGTAAACACAACACACCACGGCAACAGGAACTGGATCAATGTTATGAAATAAATAAGAGAAcagaccagcccagaccagcCACTGGAAACAAAAGGAAGTCATGCGTACTGTATACAGAGTAGACAGAGTGTGATTTCCTAGCCTGCTTTTTATTAATTGGTGATTAATAATAACGCCTCTCCGTTCGTTAGCACAGTCACTTCCTGTGCAGCCGAGTGTGCTGCTGCTAATATGCAATTAAGCGCACCTTCCTTCCCGTTACATTCTACCTCTCTGCCTGACTAATGTGGTGTCCACGAGTAGCATAGTGAAACAGGCTACAAAGAAATATACTGCCTACAGTATCTTTAGTTTTCAACACATTCAACTGCACAGTTTTTGTCTCATGGATTCTAGCTACTTCCTTGTAAAAAAAAGAAGTTACAAATGACTCCTTTAACTGAGAGACTGTCTCCATTAAAAACTTTTGCGGCATTGCGGTAAAGGTACAATTCGTGGAAAGGTATGTTTGTTGTAAAGCAGGGGTTCTTGGCATCACCGTTGGGATGATCTGTTCCTAGGCCagacaagctcagtctgatgtaGTCTTTATCAATAGATTTTTTTTGACATTTCCCCACACCTCACAGACTAGGCCAACATGTGAGAAAATATGTGATGCTCCCACAGTTCATATGGTTTGTTTGCACAAGCTTTGAGCAAACAATGTCTGGACTGGTAGGCAGATGATTGGTAGGCAGATGTCAGGTCACCATGGTGATTTTGTTTTGGCAAATCCTTTTGAGGAGACGTGGTTGCAGTGGTTGCAGTACTCGCATTGTTATCACCTACACTCAGCATACAATTTTCTCAACCTTTGCTTTTTGATATTTTGAAATCGTACCTGAGAATAGCATTATCTTATAATTAAAAACCCAATGAAGAATTTGGCTGTTGTAGCTCTAGCCCAGCTACCACGTAACATGGTTGCTCTGCCGACCTGGAATGAGCTCGAGGTAGAAAGCTCTTTCTTCCTGTTCTCCAATCCTGGCTTCTCTATGTTTTATTAATATACAGGAGGGATGTCTCCTTTAGAGTGTTAATGCCAACCCTTGTTCTGAAGTGCCCTATAAATACTGGATGATCAGAATTAACCTCTCCAATCCTGTCCCTTCCTGGAGGTTCCGAGATGTCACCGAGGCCATCGGAGCATGCGCAGCACGGCCTGCCCCGGTCCGAGAGGGTTGCTAAGCAGTCAGACGGGGAGGGGGCTTATGGGAGCAGTGCAAACAGACAGCTCTGCCTTCGTAAAGGTCAACGGTGCAACCCACACCTCTCAAATCCCAGACCGTCGTCACATAGTGTGACCCAGACTCTAAGCGTGCCTGGAGAGAGATGCCTCCCTCCAGCCTGCATGGGGAGAATTACAGGGCTAACATTGTGTTGTGGTAGACTGACTTTAGACTGACTTTAGACTGACTTTAGAGGTTGTCACCACCAATGGTAGAGTCGCTGATCTATCTATACCTGGATTATCTATGAACTCCTTCCCTGTTGGTGTCAGCTGGGAGAATATGCAGTAGTACATCCAGTTGAGATGTAAGATAACCATTTTGCTGGAAAGCATTACAGAGAAAACATCCCGGTGGTAAAGCCGCATCACAAGCAAGTTATGTGGCTATGAACCAACAACAAACAGCCAAAGATATACTCAATGAATCCACAAAGTTTTTGAACAACTGTTTATGGCGCACAATTGGTGTTTCCAAAGTGCTGTGTAACGATTGACTGTTCTCATCAACGCTTGGTGTGTGAACGACAgacatgggaggagaggggaggggggtagagCGTGAGCCCCTCAAAAGGCCCCCCAGCGTCAAAGCCTTAATAATCATGTGAGCGGTACTGGACTTCATTACCCTCCTGTTCGACAGGCGGAGTGCCAGCCTGGATCGCTGGCTGGCTGTGGCAAGGTCAACGTCGGAGGAAAAACCAGTTACTGTGTTACTCCGGAGCGGGAGCAGAacgggagtggaggagaggggctgCCATCTGTCAGCTCGGGCCTGCCATACCCGCAGAGCAAATGGACACGGGCGGCCAGAGGAGAGGCCACAGACACATCGAGCTAAACCCACCGAGCATAACACTGAGGCCTGGACGGACAGAGAGCCAGCCAAACGCAGAGCACGGAGATGGACCTTGATGCTGCAGCTAAACACAGGGACAGTGCAGGGACAGTTGTGTGTACATAGAGCTAGCTAGCGCCATATAGTTGGCACTGGgttctgtgtgtttatgtctgtttGTTTTTTAGTGTGAGTGCACTATTGGGCTCTGGCTGTTATGAGTCCAGATGGCAAAGTATTGAACACCAACATGATCTGTTGCAGTGTGTTGTTAGATTATAGTCATTCTTGACATTTTAGGTCTATTTGATAAAGACCTCCCTTTTCATGTTGTGGTCACTtgtcagaggagagagggtgtcATATTACATTTGCATTGTTGCCATTCAGAAGAGCTCTTGACATCTCTATACTGTCCCTACACTACTGTAGTAGTAACATATACTTTTGCCATGCTGTACTTCCTGACTTGTACAACAACAGCCCCATATGAATGGCAGTTTTACAAGCGTCATCCCTTCGTTCTCAGGCATTGGAGGTTGTGTTGTTTCTCCTTGCCTCACCCTGTACAGTACACTGTGTCTGTGGACGAAACAAACTGGGCGTCTAATCTAGGGAGCGACCCTCTCAGTGAAGACCTTTACGATGCCCTCTGGCCAACGTGGAGCGGAGTGAAGGAACCCTGTGGAATGTTCCAAAGCGCTCTCTAATAGGTTTCAGGTGCTGCGGGCCACAGGCCAgcccccagccccccccccccctcccaaccccCCCTCCTGTGTCCCGTGTGATAGCAGACCTGCCTGCAGCCATGCAGTGAAAGCATCGCCATTTCTCCTGTCAAGGAGACAGGTCAGGCACATGAAAACCGGACACCCATCATTTAGAGAGGAAATTGTCCCGTAGATTTTTACCCCCAGTTTCAGAGTAATTCTGACCTCC harbors:
- the LOC124041785 gene encoding zinc finger protein 521-like isoform X4, encoding MKTHASNKPHKCPVCRRGFLSSSSLHGHMQVHERGKDGGGGGPGSGLSREEWKLKETRKCSRCEEGFDVPEELQRHIAECHPECSPSEDGGLCGALQCIYCHEPFSDEGVLLTHIDQAHSRDRKGHNCAVCSEHFLSVEDLYAHMDVHQLPESSNHSNSPSLLTVGYTSVSSTTPDSNLSVDSSTMVEAAPPIPKTRGRRKRAAQHTSHDIGGRSSKQPKISYSCIYCNKQVFSSLAVLQIHLRTMHLDKPEQAHTCQFCLEVLPSLFNLNEHLKQVHNAEDHATLLGSLPDTLLQCNFCTEVLSDLNSLQEHIRCSHGFPSPVAKESNAFFCPQCFMGFLTEATLEEHVRQTHCDGGSLRFDSPLEVTPKEPIVEVYSCSYCTNSPIFNSVLKLNKHIKENHKNIPLALNYINNGKKSLRTLSPSSPISIDQSFLHGSSSRSNRGTSEFICNQCGAKYTSLDLFQTHLKTHLDGMQPQLNCPQCNKDFPNQESLLKHVTVHFTITSTYYICESCDKQFTSVDDLQKHLLDMHTFVFFRCTLCQEVFDSKVSTQLHLAVKHSNEKKVYRCTSCNWDFRHEADLQLHVKHSHLENQGRAHRCIFCGESFGTEVELQCHITTHSKKYNCRFCSKAFHAIVLLEKHLREKHCVFEGKAQNCGANGSTTGGADHHPAAKDEAELQGLLSNSHGAGAAGSGGVLESPNNHDGSEEEVDTADPLFGCDICGASYTMDSLLTNHQLRDHNIRPGESAMAKRKSDMIKGTHKCNVCQRTFFSEAGLREHMQTHLGPVKHYMCPICGERFPSLLTLTEHKVTHSKSLDTGSCRICKMPLQSEEDFMEHCQMHPDLRNSLTGFRCVVCMQTVTSTLELKIHGTFHMQKTGTMSTNHPIGRTTNLASHHHNQHHHQQHHQANQKLFKCASCLKEFRSKSDLVKLDINGLPYGLCAACVSAAGSKSSSPTVMNGGRQQQQGGGGATTPAMPVTAWTAQTERLSPREGKGKPPHSSSSPSSSISSTATKTRCTSCNVKFESEAELQNHVQTVHREQGGDSNSGPLRTPQVSPMPRASPSQTEEKKTYQCIKCQMVFYSEWDIQVHVANHMLEEGLNHECKLCSQSFDSPAKLQCHLIEHSFEGMGGTFKCPVCFTVFVQASKLQQHIFSAHGQEDKIYDCSQCPQKFFFQTELQNHMLTQHSS